Below is a window of Plasmodium malariae genome assembly, contig: PmUG01_00_3, whole genome shotgun sequence DNA.
ttaagtatataaagaaatttaaaaatactaaCATAATTCCTAAAAATagttattttctttaataaaatatttccatgtaaatttaacaaagatatctttgtttttccttagattagaaaaatttttgtttttattgattattaaattttcttgatatgtatgtaagtagttgatttttaatattttacttttcttttaaaatgagctttttatatagttaaatatagcataataatttttgcatttgcgtttatatgtaaaaatacattttatatttttaaattttactaatatatatattactttgtTTAACatgtgttatataatttcctttttaattattatatgtgaggaaatatttactatttttttgttaactatatgtattatcgtacatttttatgtgtatcatgttatatacaaattttctgtatttaatttttttttcagctTATATATCATACTACAgagttataattatatataatactatgGTTGGAAAATTCTTCACTTACTCATTGTATCCTTAGtagatttattttatgtattatttgaatatatttcatttttttcaattttttctataagtGTAAGAGCGAGTATCATCTACTTATGTCAACTTTTCaatatgctttttttaaacactttttcattttatttgaagTCATTAAACAATATTTCACCTagtataataagaaaattgtAATCCCCTATTCCCAGTTTTTCTTCTGCCATATTTTGGAGCTCGGATAATAAAATGACGCATATACGGATCATCATAATAATCgtcaattctttttttctttgatacttttttatgaaaacatCTTCCAAAAGGAGTAaactattataaaaatgaataataataaatataatgaatatattttttttgtaattatgaaattttatgggaattaaaaatagtaaattaatatattttttgattttattgAGGAACATTCACttactttataaaaaaggaaaatagtGAAAATTAGTCCTGCTATCAGAGTAAATGCGATTCCAACGcgaaaaaaattgtttttgaACATGTTAGAATTATGATTTAGtctgatttttatttttcttcctgGAGAATATGTGTTCAATTTTACTCCAATAGTTTGAGTTTCGCGAACATCGGGCTCTCTGCATATTCCTGATATATCTCTTACTAATAGTGTATTTTTGCAAGGAGCATTTTTATCATCACTCTTATCTTGAGTTAAATCTGGTGTTTGTGAAGGGGATaacatatattgtttttttaaatgttcgTTTAATTCTAGGCTCTCACGTGGTAATTCTGCAGATAAAGAAAATCCTCTTTGTCCAGAAAACGTAAAAGGAACCTGCACAGAAGGAGGTTGAAGAGAAGGCGATATCAGATTATTATGCGATCTATCGAATGTCCTAAATCTATGACATCTAAGCCTTCCATCTTTTTGTTGGCTATTTGTAATGTTACCATTTGTTATATCTGtacacataaaataataaattgaatCTGTAACATTTGTTAGGGAATGCCCCCAATGTGTTATACTATCTGATGTTGGATGTGTCTGAGCTTTTATTAAGTTATTGCACTTTTTACTTCCGTTAGACTTTAAAGTAGACAACAATTTATTAGGATCAAATTCTTCATTGCATCTAAAATAGTCTTCACATTCTGTccaaaatgaatatatacaacatTTCATCTGATTTTTATGCTTGTTATATagtttaataatataattaagatatttttcatatacacTGAGTGTAACACGACTACAACTATCAgatgttttaataatatcataatttttaaaataatcatgtaaatatttttcttctttcatattatttagtTCTTGTAGAATATCATCGTTAAAGCTATATTGGCAATAATACGCATTAAAAACCCTAGTAATATTATCTCGAAcctgtaaaaattttttaactaaTGGTTTggcattattattatctgtaaaattttctaaaattttatttatattgtaatatGCCCAATATCTATAATGTGAACAAAGTGTACTAAAATGAATTGTATCACGATATACTGATAAAATATCTGTATTtcttgatatttttttacacagATTATAACTCTCTAAGTTGTTACTATTTCCTGTATTACTGAATTCACTACAATAACTATCGTAACTTGTTCCCTGAACATCATTATTGagttctttatatatatgatgtgAAAGTGATCctactaaaatattttcctatAAATTAAGAGGATATAATGAAttagatataaatttatattttattattataaaagcaATTCAAAATATGTTACAGCagaatataatacataagcTATAAGGAATTATTAAACTTTTtaattaagaataaatttatacCCATGAACTCTCATTTGGTGttgacatttttttttaagtgatatataaaaaaatgccGTCACATTAAGTATGcatttagttatatataaaaaataagaacatataaattgatgatataatatgtatttttttatgagaatttccaaaataaataaatatttgtcaGTAGGTGATATCTGATAATTCTGGTTATGGATTAATATACCGCAACAACTATAACATctaataaaacaattatttttaattttaaaacaaatgaaaTGAATAATGAGATTATGTATCAACTTTAAAAACtaaagtattaaaaataaatatattatttgtaaatattatatttattctgcTAATAAGatacataatacaaaattttgattttttaatcttttaatatatgtatttatccattttgtcctttaaatataatgtctatatataattttccgCATAATAACTATTTTTTCAGTATAATCAATTATATGGATTTTATGTTTAGTactatttttctataattatCCTATAGAATATCTTCTGTATGgtaatgtattataaaattatttttattaaaaattatataaatactaaataaaatttttttcatataagtgtgacaaaataaaaatgaaggaatatatatgtaaatgataaaaaataattagttttaacttatataaaaaaataattattactagGAACgttttaacaattttaacTATGCTACTTAAATTATCACTCATgaattcattttaatataataattcctTGAATTtctatacattatataaaatatcattttagtttcccacttttttttttcatttgctataagtttttccttaaataatatatatgtttttgcttataaaattattaaaaacacgtaaatagaaaaaacaaaataatacataaatttatgtggtaaaaaatgttttaaaaaaggatagATTGAAaactgttatatttttataataataaaaataatattgtataatacaatataaacATGAAcgcatattatataaactgaagttttaaaatatatacaatgctgtatttattatgttcatGACATAAAATAGATATGAAAAGAATTGTCATTCTATTGTGAAATTCGGAAAAGTTTTATAGCTCATTCATACATcttgtattatttaaaaaaatattaatccaaaaatataatagaattataatataaaattcttttcatttttttgtatgtaatTTGTTTCAAGCGTAAACACTTATTTTAAGTGCATTGACATAAGGCATGTTCCATTGAGTCACATAATATCTTAAAACTTTTTGGAATAAAAATGTGGTATAAGGTACTATccgtattatatatgtaaactcAATGGATTTTTCTTTCTACGACTTTTGTGCATTATATAAGgactttatttaatttttcaaaataactAACacaataatgtatatttaattatatctcatttttttttttaatttttatttatataacatgtttctttttccttaaaaataCGATATTACtctgttaattttattataacttctaatttacttaaatattatgaaagtTTTCAAATTAATGATTTCTAGttaaatattgttatataagtaaattagACTGTAATTACTGTATAATATATGTCAAAGTTAACATTACTTATAttatgcataattttttaagtatattttgctatacttttatttatgttattttttttttttataaggtATATTCTATTAACTATTAACACaattatttttgcattttcgactactatttatttaaacaCTATTATTGATAggatttttataaaacatttaa
It encodes the following:
- the PmUG01_00017100 gene encoding PIR protein, producing the protein MSTPNESSWENILVGSLSHHIYKELNNDVQGTSYDSYCSEFSNTGNSNNLESYNLCKKISRNTDILSVYRDTIHFSTLCSHYRYWAYYNINKILENFTDNNNAKPLVKKFLQVRDNITRVFNAYYCQYSFNDDILQELNNMKEEKYLHDYFKNYDIIKTSDSCSRVTLSVYEKYLNYIIKLYNKHKNQMKCCIYSFWTECEDYFRCNEEFDPNKLLSTLKSNGSKKCNNLIKAQTHPTSDSITHWGHSLTNVTDSIYYFMCTDITNGNITNSQQKDGRLRCHRFRTFDRSHNNLISPSLQPPSVQVPFTFSGQRGFSLSAELPRESLELNEHLKKQYMLSPSQTPDLTQDKSDDKNAPCKNTLLVRDISGICREPDVRETQTIGVKLNTYSPGRKIKIRLNHNSNMFKNNFFRVGIAFTLIAGLIFTIFLFYKFTPFGRCFHKKVSKKKRIDDYYDDPYMRHFIIRAPKYGRRKTGNRGLQFSYYTR